A portion of the Myxococcales bacterium genome contains these proteins:
- the groL gene encoding chaperonin GroEL (60 kDa chaperone family; promotes refolding of misfolded polypeptides especially under stressful conditions; forms two stacked rings of heptamers to form a barrel-shaped 14mer; ends can be capped by GroES; misfolded proteins enter the barrel where they are refolded when GroES binds) produces MSAKEIVYTEQARNLILSGVNALADAVKVTLGPKGRNVIIQKSFGSPTVTKDGVTVAKEIELENRFENMGAQMVREVASKTSDVAGDGTTTATVLAQAIYREGSKLVAAGHNPMEIKRGVDKAVEVLVDTLKKMAKVTKDPKEIAQVGTISANGDVEIGQKLAEAMEKVGKEGVITVEESRTAETTLDVVEGMQFDRGYLSPYFVSDPERMEAVLENPYILISEKKISNMKDLLPVLEAIARQERPLVIISEDIEGEALATLVVNKLRGTLKCAACKAPGFGDRRKEMLKDIATLTKGQVIAEELGLKLENVTISDLGQAKRVVMDKDNTTIVDGAGEKEKIQARVTEIRKQIENTTSDYDKEKLQERLAKLAGGVAVIKVGAATETEMKEKKARVEDALHATRAAVEEGIVPGGGVALIRAQSALEGLKVNDEQKFGVSILRRAIEEPLRQIVANAGLEGSIVVNKVKEGKDDFGYNASSDEYGNLYKMGVIDPVKVVRTALQNAASVASLMLTTECLVAERPKAEDKSSGGGHGGHGHDF; encoded by the coding sequence ATGTCAGCAAAAGAAATCGTCTACACGGAACAAGCTCGCAACCTCATCCTCTCCGGCGTCAACGCCCTCGCCGACGCGGTCAAGGTGACCCTCGGCCCCAAGGGTCGCAACGTCATCATCCAGAAGTCCTTCGGCTCGCCGACCGTCACCAAGGACGGCGTCACGGTGGCCAAGGAAATCGAGCTCGAGAACCGCTTCGAGAACATGGGCGCCCAGATGGTGCGCGAAGTGGCCTCGAAGACCAGCGACGTGGCCGGCGACGGCACCACGACGGCGACGGTCCTCGCGCAAGCGATCTACCGCGAAGGCTCCAAGCTTGTCGCCGCGGGTCACAACCCGATGGAGATCAAGCGCGGCGTCGACAAGGCCGTTGAGGTCCTCGTCGATACGCTCAAGAAGATGGCGAAGGTGACCAAGGATCCGAAAGAGATCGCTCAGGTCGGCACCATCAGCGCCAACGGCGACGTGGAAATCGGCCAGAAGCTGGCCGAGGCCATGGAGAAGGTCGGCAAGGAAGGCGTCATCACCGTCGAAGAGTCCCGCACGGCGGAGACGACCCTCGACGTCGTCGAAGGCATGCAGTTCGACCGCGGCTACCTCAGCCCGTACTTCGTCTCGGATCCGGAGCGCATGGAGGCGGTTCTCGAGAACCCCTACATCCTCATCAGCGAGAAGAAGATCTCGAACATGAAGGACCTCCTCCCGGTCCTCGAGGCGATTGCCCGTCAGGAGCGTCCCCTCGTGATCATCAGCGAGGACATCGAGGGCGAGGCGCTCGCCACGCTCGTCGTCAACAAGCTCCGCGGCACGCTCAAGTGCGCCGCTTGCAAGGCGCCGGGCTTCGGCGACCGCCGCAAGGAGATGCTCAAGGACATCGCGACCCTCACCAAGGGCCAAGTCATCGCGGAAGAGCTCGGCCTCAAGCTCGAGAACGTCACCATCAGTGACCTCGGCCAGGCGAAGCGCGTCGTGATGGACAAGGACAACACGACGATCGTCGACGGCGCCGGCGAGAAGGAGAAGATCCAGGCCCGCGTCACCGAGATCCGCAAGCAGATCGAGAACACCACCAGCGACTACGACAAGGAGAAGCTCCAGGAGCGTCTCGCGAAGCTCGCCGGCGGCGTTGCCGTCATCAAGGTCGGTGCGGCCACCGAGACCGAGATGAAGGAGAAGAAGGCCCGCGTTGAAGACGCGCTCCACGCGACGCGTGCGGCCGTCGAAGAAGGCATCGTCCCCGGCGGCGGCGTCGCGCTCATCCGCGCGCAGTCGGCGCTCGAAGGCCTCAAGGTCAACGACGAGCAGAAGTTCGGCGTGTCGATCCTTCGCCGCGCCATCGAGGAGCCGCTCCGCCAGATCGTGGCGAACGCGGGCCTCGAAGGCTCGATCGTCGTCAACAAGGTCAAGGAAGGCAAAGACGACTTCGGTTACAACGCCTCCTCGGACGAGTACGGCAACCTCTACAAGATGGGCGTCATCGACCCCGTCAAGGTCGTCCGCACGGCCCTCCAGAACGCGGCCTCCGTTGCGAGCCTCATGCTCACGACCGAGTGCCTCGTCGCCGAGCGCCCCAAGGCGGAAGACAAGTCGTCCGGTGGCGGCCACGGCGGCCACGGCCACGACTTCTGA